In Eubalaena glacialis isolate mEubGla1 chromosome 3, mEubGla1.1.hap2.+ XY, whole genome shotgun sequence, the following are encoded in one genomic region:
- the LOC133088963 gene encoding large ribosomal subunit protein uL22-like encodes MVRYSLDPENPTKSCKSRGSNLRVHFKDTRETAQAIKGMHIRKATRYLKDVTLKKQCVPFRRYSGGVGRCAQAKQWGWTQGRWPKKSAEFLLHMLKNAESNAELKGLDVDSLVIEHIQVNKAPKMRRRTYRAHSRINPYMSSPCHIEMILTEKEQIVPKPEEEVAQKKKISQKKLKKQKLMARE; translated from the coding sequence ATGGTTCGCTATTCACTTGACccagaaaaccccacaaaatcatgCAAGTCGAGAGGTTCAAATCTTCGTGTTCACTTTAAGGACACTCGTGAAACAGCCCAGGCCATTAAGGGTATGCATATCCGAAAAGCCACCAGGTATCTGAAGGATGTCACTTTAAAGAAGCAGTGTGTGCCGTTCCGTCGGTACAGTGGTGGAGTTGGTAGGTGTGCCCAGGCCAAACAGTGGGGCTGGACGCAGGGTCGGTGGCCCAAAAAGAGTGCTGAATTTTTACTGCACATGCTCAAAAATGCAGAGAGTAATGCTGAACTTAAGGGCTTAGATGTAGATTCTCTGGTCATTGAGCACATCCAGGTGAACAAAGCCCCCAAGATGCGGCGCAGGACATACAGAGCTCACAGTCGGATCAACCCATACATGAGCTCTCCCTGCCACATTGAGATGATCcttactgaaaaagaacagattgttcctaaaccagaagaggaggttgcccagaagaaaaagatatcccagaagaaattgaagaaacaaaaacttatggcCCGGGAATAA